A single Deinococcus planocerae DNA region contains:
- a CDS encoding ABC transporter substrate-binding protein produces the protein MRTRLTLTALLALTGAASAAPTTLTVFMGSQQRPEIFQPLFDRFERQNPNIDVKIETGGATSEAQNQYLTTVLAARDPSLDVFLIDVVRTATFAAAGWAEPLDSYLPSKDAYLRAFLKGPLGAATVGGKLYAMPAFTDAQFLYYRKDLLAKHGAKVPRTWDELAATAARIQKAEGGNLQGFNFQGAPIEGTVCNFLQTLWTAGGNVQDVDSPAGRQGLGFLVNSVKNKIAPAASAEMKTDDSRQQFQAGSVLFGLNWSYAWAHFQGNSPQPTRVKGNVGVAPMPAFGRNSTATCTGGWQWAVSAYSRNKPAAAKLLQFMASADVQREMAVKGAYLPVRASLYNDRAVLAANPHFKDLYRIVTGARPRPVTPAYPRVSEIIRNNVSAAVAGSKTVDAALRDMQRDLSGVLK, from the coding sequence ATGCGCACCCGCCTCACCCTCACCGCCCTGCTCGCCCTCACGGGGGCCGCCAGCGCCGCGCCCACCACCCTGACCGTGTTCATGGGGAGCCAGCAGCGGCCCGAGATTTTCCAGCCCCTCTTCGACCGTTTCGAGCGGCAAAACCCCAATATCGACGTGAAGATCGAGACGGGCGGCGCGACGAGCGAGGCGCAAAACCAGTACCTCACGACCGTCCTCGCCGCGCGGGACCCCAGCCTCGACGTGTTCTTGATCGACGTGGTGCGGACCGCAACGTTCGCCGCCGCCGGGTGGGCCGAGCCGCTCGACAGCTACCTCCCGAGCAAGGACGCCTACCTGCGCGCCTTCTTGAAGGGGCCGTTGGGCGCCGCGACGGTGGGGGGCAAGCTCTACGCGATGCCCGCCTTCACGGACGCGCAGTTCCTGTACTACCGCAAGGACCTCCTCGCCAAGCACGGCGCCAAGGTGCCGCGCACCTGGGACGAACTCGCCGCGACCGCCGCGCGGATTCAGAAGGCAGAGGGCGGGAATCTCCAGGGCTTCAACTTCCAGGGGGCGCCCATCGAGGGCACAGTCTGCAACTTCTTGCAAACGCTGTGGACGGCGGGCGGCAACGTGCAGGACGTGGACAGCCCGGCGGGGCGGCAGGGCCTGGGCTTTCTGGTCAATTCCGTGAAGAACAAAATCGCCCCCGCCGCCAGCGCCGAGATGAAGACCGACGACTCGCGCCAGCAGTTCCAGGCGGGCAGCGTCCTCTTCGGGCTGAACTGGAGCTACGCCTGGGCGCACTTCCAGGGCAACAGCCCGCAGCCCACACGGGTGAAGGGCAACGTGGGGGTGGCGCCCATGCCCGCCTTCGGCAGGAACTCCACGGCGACCTGCACGGGTGGCTGGCAGTGGGCGGTCAGCGCGTACAGCCGCAACAAGCCCGCCGCCGCGAAACTCCTGCAATTTATGGCGAGCGCCGACGTGCAGCGCGAGATGGCGGTCAAGGGCGCGTACCTCCCCGTGCGCGCCAGCCTCTACAACGACCGGGCCGTCCTCGCCGCCAACCCGCACTTCAAGGACCTGTACCGCATCGTGACGGGCGCGCGGCCCCGGCCCGTCACGCCCGCCTACCCGCGCGTCTCGGAGATCATCCGCAACAACGTGTCGGCGGCGGTGGCGGGCAGCAAGACGGTGGACGCGGCCCTCCGGGACATGCAGCGCGACCTGAGCGGCGTGCTGAAGTGA
- a CDS encoding class I SAM-dependent methyltransferase, whose product MNTYTPTWFELFLATIEPAQTEREADFLARQLPLPALRRVLDLCCGTGRHAHALARRGYEVLGVDRDPDAVEKARAQAPEVCRFLVGDMRDLSEVPGDLDAALVLWQSFGFFDEATNAAVLRGLHGRLRPGGRLILDVYHRDFFEAHQGEGHFTRGGLAVAEHKRMAGGRLRVELDYGGEQEGDAFDWQLYTPGELEELARSVGLTCLLACTGFDERQPASAASPRMQLVFAREG is encoded by the coding sequence ATGAACACCTACACGCCCACCTGGTTCGAGCTCTTTCTGGCGACCATCGAGCCCGCCCAGACCGAGCGGGAGGCAGACTTTCTCGCCCGGCAGCTTCCCCTCCCCGCCTTGCGCCGTGTCCTCGACCTGTGCTGCGGCACCGGGCGCCACGCGCACGCCCTCGCCCGGCGGGGCTACGAGGTGCTGGGCGTGGACCGGGACCCGGACGCGGTGGAGAAGGCCCGCGCCCAGGCTCCCGAGGTCTGCCGCTTCCTCGTGGGCGACATGCGCGACCTCTCCGAGGTGCCCGGTGATCTCGACGCCGCCCTGGTCCTGTGGCAGAGCTTCGGCTTTTTCGATGAGGCCACGAACGCCGCCGTCCTGCGCGGGCTTCACGGACGGCTGCGGCCAGGAGGGCGGCTCATCCTCGACGTGTACCACCGCGACTTCTTCGAGGCGCACCAGGGGGAGGGGCACTTCACGCGCGGCGGCCTCGCGGTGGCCGAGCACAAGCGGATGGCGGGCGGGCGGCTGCGGGTGGAACTGGATTACGGCGGTGAACAGGAGGGGGACGCGTTCGACTGGCAGCTTTACACGCCGGGGGAACTGGAGGAACTGGCCCGCTCCGTGGGACTGACCTGCCTTCTGGCCTGCACGGGGTTCGACGAGCGGCAGCCTGCCTCGGCGGCGTCCCCGCGGATGCAACTGGTGTTCGCGCGGGAAGGCTGA
- a CDS encoding RNA polymerase sigma factor, translating into MTEVPDVLTPELLARLSDGEEAAWYDFVSAYEGRMYAYLYRLEGNAEDALDLTQEVFYRAWRSIRTFRAGERVLPWLYQVARNTQIESHRRKQLQRFSLEEAREDVGFEVTSAARSPVQAAESADAQDRVQRALMRLPEEYREAVVLRFVEDLPYDEIARIQEVAVGTAKSRVFRAKEQLAELLADVTDVH; encoded by the coding sequence GTGACCGAAGTGCCCGATGTCCTCACGCCCGAGCTGCTCGCCCGCCTCAGTGACGGGGAGGAGGCCGCGTGGTACGACTTCGTGAGCGCCTACGAGGGCCGGATGTACGCCTACCTCTACCGTCTGGAGGGCAATGCCGAGGACGCGCTCGACCTCACCCAGGAGGTCTTCTACCGGGCGTGGCGCAGCATCCGCACCTTCCGCGCAGGTGAGCGGGTGCTGCCGTGGCTGTACCAAGTCGCGCGCAATACCCAGATCGAGTCGCACCGCCGCAAGCAGCTCCAGCGCTTCAGCCTGGAGGAGGCGCGCGAGGACGTGGGCTTCGAGGTGACGAGTGCCGCGCGCTCCCCGGTGCAGGCCGCCGAGAGCGCCGACGCGCAGGACCGGGTGCAGCGGGCCCTGATGCGGCTGCCGGAGGAGTACCGCGAGGCCGTCGTGCTGCGCTTCGTCGAGGACCTGCCCTACGACGAGATCGCCCGGATTCAGGAGGTGGCGGTCGGCACGGCCAAAAGCCGCGTCTTCCGGGCCAAGGAGCAACTGGCGGAGCTGCTCGCGGACGTGACGGACGTGCATTGA
- a CDS encoding carbohydrate ABC transporter permease, with protein sequence MRTEAGNVRTAPAPRARRRRGGDGLLAALLLAPAVLLLCGVLLFPMLTTFRDSLFVNKLTEPWAGTPFVGLAQYAQMVGDPRFLTALRNTLFFGVLTVGGSFLVGIPMALLAHTPSRVRGLARVALLLPWAMPPVITGLIFAWLFNGQYGVVNDVLVRAGIVGEPLRWLSTPGLAVVAMVVTIVWKTSSFVALIVLGGLQGIPRELTEAADVDGATRVQTFWRVILPLLAPSLAVAFIFRAISAVQVFDIPYTFIQQAPAQGLLETLGVYIYRTSIEFLDFGYAATLSVALFAVSLAVTLVYVRFVRGGEG encoded by the coding sequence TTGCGCACTGAGGCTGGCAACGTCCGCACGGCCCCCGCCCCCCGGGCGCGGCGCCGGCGGGGGGGAGACGGCCTGCTCGCCGCCCTGCTCCTCGCTCCCGCCGTCCTGCTGCTGTGCGGCGTGCTGCTCTTTCCCATGCTGACGACCTTCCGTGACAGCCTGTTCGTGAACAAGCTGACCGAGCCGTGGGCGGGCACGCCGTTCGTGGGACTGGCGCAGTACGCGCAGATGGTGGGGGACCCGCGTTTCCTGACCGCCCTGCGCAACACCCTCTTCTTCGGGGTGCTGACGGTGGGCGGCTCCTTCCTCGTCGGCATCCCGATGGCGCTGCTCGCGCACACGCCCAGCCGGGTGCGGGGGCTGGCAAGGGTCGCCCTGCTGCTGCCCTGGGCGATGCCGCCCGTGATCACGGGCTTGATCTTCGCGTGGCTGTTCAACGGGCAGTACGGGGTGGTCAACGACGTGCTGGTGCGGGCGGGCATCGTCGGCGAGCCGCTTCGGTGGCTCTCCACGCCGGGCCTCGCGGTCGTGGCGATGGTGGTCACGATTGTCTGGAAGACGAGTTCCTTCGTGGCACTGATCGTGCTGGGCGGCCTCCAGGGCATCCCGCGCGAGCTGACGGAGGCGGCGGACGTGGACGGGGCGACCCGGGTGCAGACCTTCTGGCGGGTCATCCTGCCGCTGCTCGCGCCGAGTCTCGCGGTGGCCTTCATCTTCCGGGCGATCAGCGCCGTGCAGGTGTTCGACATCCCGTACACGTTCATCCAGCAGGCCCCGGCGCAGGGACTTCTGGAAACGCTCGGCGTCTACATCTACCGCACGAGCATCGAGTTTCTGGACTTCGGGTACGCCGCGACCCTCAGCGTGGCGCTGTTTGCGGTGAGCCTCGCCGTCACCCTCGTCTACGTGCGCTTCGTGCGCGGCGGGGAGGGCTAG
- a CDS encoding FUN14 domain-containing protein yields the protein MPPDTLSTASLAEALRPLLPDLSVGALLGFATGLALKKLGRVALVALGLLVLTLQLLAHFDLVTVNWPRVQALADPWLRQGGEAGAGWLGRVLTARLPFAGAFTAGLLVGLRARG from the coding sequence GTGCCCCCCGACACCCTGTCCACCGCCTCCCTCGCCGAGGCCCTGCGGCCCCTCCTTCCCGACCTCAGCGTCGGTGCCCTGCTGGGATTTGCCACCGGGCTCGCCCTGAAAAAGCTCGGGCGGGTGGCCCTCGTCGCGCTGGGCCTGCTCGTTCTGACTCTACAACTCCTGGCCCACTTCGACCTCGTGACCGTCAACTGGCCGCGCGTGCAGGCCCTCGCCGACCCGTGGCTGCGGCAGGGAGGGGAGGCGGGCGCCGGGTGGCTGGGCCGGGTGCTGACGGCGCGGCTGCCCTTCGCGGGGGCCTTCACGGCGGGGCTGCTGGTGGGGCTGCGGGCGCGGGGGTGA
- the tsaB gene encoding tRNA (adenosine(37)-N6)-threonylcarbamoyltransferase complex dimerization subunit type 1 TsaB has translation MPDDVPVTLALDTATPFLTLAVTWPGGERRFSEEVGRAHAERLADGARSLFGEAGLPFRASQIVIGTGPGSYTGVRVGASYALGLGRAWTVPVLGVSTLEGLVRGPSGETPEGWVAVSLDARRGQVYGAVYEVRGGAVVEVIHAPAKRPLEEFGALAAGLSHHRDTPPDGLALLRAGLAHGQAAWSLAYL, from the coding sequence ATGCCCGACGACGTGCCCGTCACCCTCGCCCTGGACACCGCCACCCCCTTCCTGACGCTGGCCGTCACCTGGCCGGGCGGCGAGCGGCGCTTTTCCGAGGAGGTGGGCCGCGCGCACGCCGAACGCCTCGCGGACGGGGCGCGCTCCCTGTTCGGGGAGGCCGGGCTCCCCTTCCGGGCGAGCCAGATCGTGATCGGCACCGGGCCGGGCTCGTACACGGGGGTGCGGGTGGGCGCGAGTTACGCGCTGGGGCTGGGGCGGGCGTGGACCGTACCCGTCCTCGGCGTCTCCACCTTAGAAGGGCTGGTGCGCGGCCCGAGCGGGGAGACGCCGGAGGGCTGGGTCGCCGTCTCCCTCGATGCCCGGCGCGGGCAGGTGTACGGGGCGGTGTACGAGGTGCGCGGCGGTGCGGTCGTCGAGGTCATCCACGCCCCGGCGAAACGGCCCCTGGAGGAATTCGGGGCGCTCGCAGCGGGGCTGTCCCACCACCGGGACACGCCGCCGGACGGGCTCGCCCTCCTGCGGGCCGGACTGGCGCACGGGCAGGCGGCGTGGTCGCTGGCGTACCTCTGA
- a CDS encoding carbohydrate ABC transporter permease: MEQAPRLNLSERVIRALGLALLVFGGFFPLVWMLLTSLKTEGELQQFPVQYLPSQPDVANYARVFSEQPFGTFFMNSLIVSVLSTLLCVAVAVPAAYALARLEIRARGLLLTLVVAFSMLPVVSLLVPLFRLMRSAQLLNSYPALILPYAALSLPVAILTLVAFFSAIPRDLESAAMVDGSTRVGAMTRIVLPLSLPGVVTAALLVFVNSWNEFLLALSFNTRLNMRTVSVGVTLYQGEFAFPWPLISAAVVIAVVPIVVLIAVFQKRFVAGLTAGGVKA; this comes from the coding sequence GTGGAACAGGCGCCCCGGCTGAACCTGAGCGAGCGGGTCATCCGCGCCCTCGGCCTCGCCCTGCTCGTTTTCGGCGGCTTCTTTCCGCTGGTGTGGATGCTGCTCACGAGCCTGAAGACAGAGGGGGAACTCCAGCAGTTCCCGGTCCAGTACCTCCCCTCGCAGCCCGACGTCGCCAACTACGCGCGGGTGTTCTCCGAGCAGCCCTTCGGCACCTTTTTCATGAATTCCTTGATCGTCAGCGTGCTCAGCACCCTGCTGTGCGTGGCGGTCGCCGTACCTGCCGCCTACGCCCTCGCGCGGCTGGAGATTCGGGCACGCGGCCTCCTGCTCACCCTCGTCGTCGCCTTCTCCATGCTGCCGGTCGTCAGCCTGCTCGTGCCCCTCTTCCGGCTGATGCGGAGCGCGCAGCTTCTCAACTCTTACCCCGCCCTCATCCTCCCCTACGCGGCGCTGAGCCTGCCCGTCGCCATCCTCACGCTCGTCGCCTTTTTCAGCGCCATCCCGCGCGACCTCGAATCGGCGGCGATGGTGGACGGCTCCACCCGCGTCGGCGCGATGACCCGGATTGTGCTGCCGCTGAGCCTGCCGGGCGTGGTGACGGCGGCCCTGCTCGTCTTCGTCAACTCGTGGAACGAATTCCTGCTGGCGCTGAGCTTCAACACCAGGCTCAACATGCGGACAGTTTCGGTCGGCGTGACGCTGTACCAGGGGGAGTTCGCGTTCCCGTGGCCGCTGATCAGCGCGGCGGTCGTGATCGCGGTGGTGCCCATCGTCGTCTTGATCGCCGTGTTCCAGAAACGGTTCGTGGCGGGGTTGACGGCGGGGGGGGTGAAGGCGTGA
- a CDS encoding sensor histidine kinase has protein sequence MTPAAHRVPRAVVVREGLLAALPALLTVALLMLATQPAYDTLLRNGNGWSPYAYQGLAQDVQAYQVARLDPTLSDEERRDIGDRALSSAGNPAQFTALATVEDYGDARLARVERLLRENTPASVAAAAREAVRLNAQAGSYAGETGVAYLRALQDMRRALVFTAFVTGLLSMVLTGRALLLWRAERDRRARREARQREALSLASHELRRPLQALMLASDLLRHADTPEQRQHLLALIEDSATQLASRADLTRLNDLYLDVTLRAVRTDLRPLLGRLKGGRVSIHLPGEPVSWLVDPGRVRQIVENLVENALKYTAGPVEVTLGMRAGGPEITVRDHGPGLSPELRGRVFLPYERGPRGLADGQGLGLSLVRRYARAHGGDVTLDDAPGGGTLARVTLGEPPLVDEGVGRG, from the coding sequence GTGACCCCCGCCGCCCACCGCGTTCCCCGGGCGGTCGTGGTGCGCGAAGGGCTGCTCGCCGCGCTGCCCGCGCTGCTCACCGTGGCGCTCTTGATGCTCGCCACCCAGCCCGCGTACGACACCCTGCTGCGCAACGGCAACGGCTGGTCTCCCTATGCCTACCAGGGGCTCGCGCAGGACGTGCAGGCCTATCAGGTGGCGCGGCTCGACCCCACCCTCAGCGACGAGGAGCGGCGGGACATCGGCGACCGCGCGCTCTCCAGCGCCGGGAATCCGGCCCAGTTCACGGCGCTGGCGACGGTGGAGGACTACGGGGACGCCCGGCTCGCCCGGGTCGAGCGCCTGCTGAGAGAGAACACGCCCGCCTCGGTGGCCGCCGCCGCCCGCGAGGCCGTCCGCCTGAACGCGCAGGCAGGGAGCTACGCCGGGGAGACGGGCGTGGCGTACCTGCGCGCCCTTCAGGACATGCGCCGCGCGCTGGTCTTCACCGCCTTCGTGACCGGGCTGCTGAGCATGGTCCTGACCGGGCGGGCCCTGCTGCTGTGGCGGGCCGAGCGTGACCGCCGCGCGCGCCGCGAGGCCCGCCAGCGCGAGGCCCTCAGCCTCGCCAGCCACGAGCTGCGCCGCCCCCTCCAGGCCCTGATGCTCGCCAGCGACCTGCTCCGGCACGCCGACACGCCCGAACAGCGCCAGCACCTCCTCGCCCTCATCGAGGACAGCGCGACCCAGCTCGCCAGCCGCGCCGACCTCACCCGCCTGAACGACCTGTACCTCGACGTGACCCTGCGCGCCGTCCGCACCGACCTGCGTCCCCTGCTGGGCCGCCTCAAAGGGGGACGGGTGAGCATTCACCTGCCGGGGGAGCCCGTGTCCTGGCTCGTGGACCCGGGCCGGGTGCGTCAGATCGTCGAGAACCTCGTCGAGAACGCCCTGAAGTACACTGCAGGCCCGGTCGAGGTCACCCTGGGGATGAGGGCCGGGGGGCCGGAGATCACCGTGCGCGACCACGGCCCCGGCCTGTCCCCCGAGCTGCGCGGGCGCGTCTTTCTCCCCTACGAGCGCGGACCGCGCGGCCTCGCGGACGGGCAGGGCCTGGGCCTCTCCCTCGTGCGCCGCTACGCCCGCGCCCACGGCGGCGACGTGACCCTGGACGACGCCCCCGGCGGCGGCACCCTCGCCCGCGTCACCCTGGGCGAGCCCCCTCTGGTGGACGAGGGGGTGGGGAGAGGTTGA
- a CDS encoding CAP domain-containing protein, with protein sequence MTRLRMQRGLLALLAGVPGMALMGACAAQPVGFRVSLSMNEEQRAPLSVSFTAQAPAEYRVEWDFGDGGTGQGRRVTHTYYRPGTYTLRASLLDSRGRVRSTATSQVEVASSGPERAGLVLLLGDGEVRLSAAGSVVYRPATPSFTLDGRAVGAGPVPVAAGPHRASVRMTGTGGALEQSLTFRMAPLTLSVPFETEVLRLTNQARARGWNCATLKEGGPALPPLTRDPKLEGAALAQSAGMALHGYFDHESPVDGSSPWLRVQATGFEAQTTAENIAAGQTTPQEVVDGWLRSPGHCRNIMGDFTRLGVAYVNRPDSEYGRYWTQVFATPAQGQ encoded by the coding sequence GTGACTCGGTTGAGGATGCAAAGGGGCCTGCTGGCGCTGCTGGCGGGCGTGCCCGGGATGGCATTGATGGGGGCGTGTGCGGCGCAGCCCGTGGGGTTCCGGGTGAGCCTCTCGATGAACGAGGAGCAGCGCGCGCCGCTGAGCGTGTCGTTCACGGCGCAGGCCCCCGCCGAGTACCGGGTGGAGTGGGACTTCGGGGACGGCGGCACGGGGCAGGGACGGCGGGTGACCCACACGTACTACCGGCCCGGGACGTACACCCTGCGGGCGAGCCTGCTCGACTCGCGTGGCCGGGTCCGCTCCACGGCCACCAGCCAGGTCGAGGTCGCCAGCAGCGGGCCCGAGCGGGCCGGGCTGGTGCTGCTCTTGGGAGACGGCGAGGTGCGTCTCAGCGCGGCAGGCAGCGTGGTGTACCGGCCCGCCACGCCCAGCTTCACGCTCGACGGGCGGGCCGTGGGGGCGGGCCCCGTCCCGGTCGCGGCGGGGCCACACCGCGCCTCCGTGCGGATGACGGGGACGGGCGGGGCGCTGGAGCAGTCGCTCACCTTCCGCATGGCCCCGCTGACCCTCAGCGTGCCCTTCGAGACCGAGGTGCTGCGCCTGACCAACCAGGCCCGCGCGCGCGGCTGGAACTGCGCCACCCTCAAGGAGGGCGGCCCCGCCCTGCCCCCCCTCACCCGCGACCCGAAGCTGGAGGGGGCGGCCCTCGCGCAGTCGGCGGGCATGGCCCTGCACGGCTACTTCGACCACGAGAGCCCGGTGGACGGCAGCAGCCCGTGGCTGCGGGTGCAGGCGACCGGATTCGAGGCGCAGACGACCGCCGAGAACATCGCCGCCGGGCAGACCACGCCGCAGGAGGTCGTCGACGGGTGGCTGCGCAGCCCCGGCCACTGCCGCAACATCATGGGCGACTTCACCCGCCTCGGCGTGGCGTACGTCAACCGCCCGGACTCCGAGTACGGGCGCTACTGGACCCAGGTCTTCGCCACACCGGCACAGGGGCAGTGA
- a CDS encoding LLM class flavin-dependent oxidoreductase: MTQPSQSEYLWFLQLSRDGEFIGTREKPPRRPTLPYLSSLITTAGEAGFTALLTATNYHSEHENYTAAIAALARTAQTDPGLLIAVRPGMFHPAMYAKMLATAQNLFPGRVRVNIVTGSSPAENAMYGDFEPHAQRYERTREFMSILRQLWTQAPPVSHRSELFAFENAVLDPPPVQPIPIYFGGASPVAQRIAADLADVYLMWGEREDMLAERMGQMRALEAETGRSLRYGLRTHVIVRETEEEAWQAAERLISRVDPEVRRAFVESYKHVDGVGQLRQIEMLRGLEEGNLLVEPGLWAGVGMARSGVGVALIGSPEQVAAKIRRYEDMGFSSFIFSGYPHLEEARRFGELVMPLLKGQAGEGARAIHTDTVAPVA, encoded by the coding sequence ATGACCCAACCTTCCCAGTCCGAATACCTCTGGTTCCTCCAGCTCTCCCGTGACGGCGAGTTTATCGGCACGCGGGAAAAGCCGCCGCGCAGGCCCACGCTGCCCTACCTCTCCAGCCTGATCACGACGGCGGGCGAGGCGGGGTTTACGGCGCTGCTGACGGCGACGAACTACCACTCCGAGCACGAGAACTACACGGCGGCGATTGCGGCCCTCGCGCGGACGGCGCAGACGGACCCGGGGCTCCTCATCGCGGTGCGGCCCGGCATGTTCCACCCGGCGATGTACGCGAAGATGCTTGCCACGGCGCAGAACCTCTTCCCCGGACGGGTGCGGGTGAACATCGTGACGGGGAGCAGCCCCGCCGAGAACGCGATGTACGGCGACTTCGAGCCGCACGCCCAGCGGTACGAGCGGACGCGCGAATTCATGTCCATCCTGCGGCAGCTCTGGACCCAGGCGCCGCCCGTGAGCCACCGCTCGGAGCTGTTCGCCTTCGAGAACGCGGTGCTCGACCCGCCGCCCGTGCAGCCTATCCCGATCTACTTCGGCGGCGCCTCGCCAGTCGCGCAGCGCATCGCCGCCGACCTCGCCGACGTGTACCTGATGTGGGGCGAGCGGGAGGACATGCTCGCCGAGCGGATGGGCCAGATGCGGGCGTTGGAGGCGGAGACGGGCCGGTCCCTGCGCTACGGCCTGCGGACCCACGTCATCGTGCGCGAGACGGAGGAGGAAGCGTGGCAGGCCGCCGAGAGGTTGATCTCACGGGTGGACCCCGAGGTACGCCGCGCCTTTGTCGAGAGCTACAAACACGTGGACGGCGTGGGCCAACTGCGCCAGATCGAGATGCTGCGCGGGCTGGAGGAGGGTAACCTCCTTGTCGAGCCGGGCCTCTGGGCGGGCGTCGGCATGGCCCGCAGCGGGGTGGGCGTGGCGTTGATCGGTAGCCCCGAGCAGGTCGCTGCCAAGATTCGGCGGTACGAGGACATGGGCTTTTCCTCCTTCATCTTCAGCGGCTACCCGCACCTGGAGGAGGCGCGGCGCTTCGGGGAACTCGTCATGCCGCTGCTCAAGGGGCAGGCGGGCGAAGGCGCGCGCGCCATTCACACGGACACGGTGGCGCCGGTCGCCTGA
- a CDS encoding DUF3060 domain-containing protein yields the protein MRHLLALALLSGSPVLAQPQTLNRAVQAPAGALTLDCAGRSVTVAGGGNTLSLQGVCDFVNVTGSGNVITLEGARALQFLGNDNRVTWTKRPRYVFTNARTTGNTAEQAR from the coding sequence ATGAGACACCTCCTCGCGCTGGCCCTGCTGTCGGGCTCCCCCGTCCTCGCGCAGCCGCAGACCCTGAACCGGGCGGTCCAGGCGCCCGCCGGGGCCCTCACCCTCGACTGCGCGGGCCGCAGCGTGACCGTCGCGGGCGGCGGGAACACGCTCTCGCTGCAAGGCGTCTGCGATTTCGTGAACGTCACCGGGAGCGGCAACGTGATCACGCTGGAGGGGGCGCGCGCCTTGCAGTTCCTCGGCAACGACAACCGCGTGACCTGGACGAAACGCCCCCGCTACGTCTTCACCAACGCCCGCACGACCGGGAACACGGCGGAGCAGGCCCGGTAG
- a CDS encoding citrate/2-methylcitrate synthase encodes MTNIAKGLEGVLFTESKLTFINGTEGILTHLGIPIQEWAESSTFEELSLALLDGGLPTSGDLAAFDAELKANRAVSPQLLEVIAAMPRGVHPMQALRTAVSYLGLLDPQAEETTEEARRAISVRMIAQFATVIAAIARTREGKEPVDPRMDLSHAANFLYMLNGKEPSPEQARLFDIALVLHVDHSMNASTFTAIAIASTLSDMYSCMTGAIGAMKGPLHGGANEAVMDMLDEIGTPEKAAEYITDKLDRKEKVMGVGHRVYKYFDPRSRVLRDYAEVVANKEGKSHYYQILETIEKTVVDRLGSKGIYPNVDFYSGTVYSDLGITKEYFTPIFALARISGWCASVIEYTRDNRLLRPDAVYTGASDQHYVRIEERGGQELQKTEG; translated from the coding sequence ATGACGAACATCGCCAAGGGGCTGGAAGGCGTGCTCTTCACCGAGAGCAAACTCACCTTCATCAACGGGACGGAGGGCATCCTCACGCACCTGGGCATTCCGATTCAGGAGTGGGCGGAGAGCAGCACCTTCGAGGAACTGTCCCTCGCCCTGCTCGACGGCGGGCTCCCCACCTCGGGCGACCTCGCGGCCTTCGACGCCGAACTCAAGGCCAACCGCGCGGTGTCCCCGCAGCTCCTGGAGGTCATCGCCGCGATGCCCCGGGGCGTCCACCCCATGCAGGCACTGCGCACCGCCGTCTCGTACCTGGGCCTGCTCGACCCCCAGGCCGAGGAGACGACGGAAGAAGCCCGCCGCGCGATCTCGGTGCGGATGATCGCCCAGTTCGCCACGGTGATCGCAGCGATTGCCCGCACACGTGAGGGGAAGGAGCCGGTCGACCCCCGCATGGACCTGAGCCACGCCGCGAACTTCCTGTACATGCTGAACGGCAAGGAACCCAGCCCCGAGCAGGCCCGCCTCTTCGACATTGCGCTGGTCTTGCACGTTGACCACAGCATGAACGCGAGCACCTTCACGGCTATTGCCATCGCCAGCACCCTCAGCGATATGTACTCCTGCATGACTGGCGCTATCGGTGCTATGAAAGGCCCGCTCCACGGCGGCGCCAACGAGGCCGTGATGGACATGCTCGACGAGATCGGCACGCCGGAGAAGGCCGCCGAGTACATCACGGACAAGCTCGACCGCAAGGAAAAGGTCATGGGCGTGGGGCACCGCGTGTACAAGTACTTCGACCCGCGCTCGCGCGTGCTGCGCGACTACGCCGAGGTCGTCGCCAACAAGGAGGGCAAGAGCCACTACTACCAGATTCTCGAAACCATCGAGAAGACGGTCGTGGACCGCCTCGGCTCCAAGGGCATCTACCCCAACGTGGACTTCTACTCCGGTACGGTGTATTCGGACCTCGGCATCACCAAGGAATACTTCACGCCGATCTTCGCCCTGGCGCGCATCAGCGGGTGGTGCGCTTCCGTGATCGAGTACACGCGCGACAACCGCCTGCTGCGGCCCGACGCCGTGTACACGGGCGCGAGCGACCAGCACTACGTGCGCATCGAGGAGCGGGGCGGGCAAGAGTTGCAGAAGACCGAGGGCTGA